DNA sequence from the Brienomyrus brachyistius isolate T26 chromosome 18, BBRACH_0.4, whole genome shotgun sequence genome:
CATTTCGGCAAAATATACATGAACTATAAATAACGGTAAATGGGTAGGACATCACAAAACCAAAGAGTTCTGTGAAATTTCCCACAGTCTATCCATTTTTATACATAAAGGTATATCATGGATGGTAATTCACATTCTCGTTAAAAAAAGGGGCAGTGTGAACAAGTTGAAAAAGTTTGCCCTCCTTGTATAGAACACTAGATTGTTGTGATTAATCATTAATGTAATCTGTATTAAAAATTAAGATAAGTAACAGATTAAATCGGTCCAGCTGCAGTACGACTCTGTGAAGGAGAGAGCGTGGAAAAGGTCATAAAAGTTTTATTTTATCCAGTAAAGGTTTATATTGTGCTATTTAATATCTGCGTTTAAAACCTGATAGCATGTACTGTGgcagtttatttctgttaaacAGGATGAGGAGGAACTGCCTGGTCCCTCTGTTTAGCTGAAGCGATTATCAGAAGCACAGTCTGACACATTCTCTGCTTCTCATTGAAATCTGAACCTTTGAAATCTCCATGCAGGAGGCAACAATAACTATCTCTAGAGCCAGTTTTCTTTTCATAAATTGCTCTATGATGAATTTTAAAATGTGCAAATGTTCATATAGTATCCTGGgtcttttcggggggggggagaggttaAAGGTTTCGAGAGAACAGGGGGTGCGATGATGTGACTCCTGGAGGACCGCGGAGGAGACTGTGTGGATGCTTACAAATTTGCCGTTTGTGTACCTTTTATATACATGGATATTTGTGGAGGTGGGGGTCCAGTCAGTTCCAATGAACAGTGATTCTAGGCAGGCTAAAAGCTCCAGGCTTTTCTGCTGGCCCCCTCACCTGCCGGTTCATACCCCCCCTCCAACAAATCTCCGGTTCCAGTTCAATCTCCATTTCTTTACGAATGTGCTGCGTCAGAAATTAAGTACAGCTGTATGTGGGGACCTGTTAATAGTTTAAGGTGCTAAGTCACGGTGTATATTTACAGCAGAGAGTGCAAAGAACATGGTACAACCAACGTGGTGAATTTCATAAGGTGCTAAAAGTGTAGCATTCTCGGAGCGTCGTACTGTCGAGCGATAAAATATTGGTGATTTAAAAACTTTCCAGCAGTTGAAAGATCGCAACGAAACACAAAAGGCAAAAGAGCGGGAGTCAGTCGGCACCGATGCAGTCAGGCAGTTTATGGCGTGTTATACACACTGTACGCGAGGGCTGTGCTTAATTCCTCAGGGAATTTAATAAAGTTTGTGACTTTTGATGGGAACTTCACGCTGCGTTCTCCGCTTACCATTCCAATGGAGTCTCCAGGTTGCCGTGATACATTGTCTGTCTAACATTGTTGGCTTTAAATCTGTCGTATTCTGTGGTCTGGGGTGGCCGTTAAATATCAATTAACTGTGAATCTCTCTCTGTTCAGCATCAAAGCGAAGGAGTCTCACGCTTGTCATTAACTTATGGCTTAATGGGCAGCCGCCCAGCCTGATTGTGCGTCCCCCCCTGTGAAGTATAATCACGCCTCTTTAATATTTATTGGAGGTTCTTCAACCATGCAAatcatgccccccctccccccacagcccagctCTGTACTGGCACTGATAACAGCCTATGATCTCCAGATATCTGATCTGTCGCTCTGGTTGGCTTGTGGCAGTTggaatcagtttttttttttttgctgtgcagTTACCTAATAATGTCTAAGAAAGTGGTAGTTTTTGCTTGCTACAGCCTCCTGAATGCTTTGAATGTGTCTTGATGGACTAGATGGGCTGCCGTCCTAAGTGCCTGGATTATAGCAGCACTACTCTCTCCTGTCCTGGCCTCCACCTCTTTCTCCCCCCAGTTTTTTGGCCCACTTTCCAGGACTGTCTGGAGCCTGAAGAGCGTGTACAGCAGGTGCATCCCAGGGCATGCTGTTGGCGCTCAGCCGCACTGCCAGGCCCCTGGTGCTGGCAGAGTGGCACAGCGGCACACCGTCGCCTGGAATCGTGCCCCTAACATCCACTGTTAGTTGCCcacatgggggggtgggggccgtACTGACTGCATACCACCAACCCTCTGCTCTTCTCCGGTTGGGAGAGACCTCAGAGGCTTGGACGGCTCGAGCTGAGACGAGACATTCATCCTGTCggcaggacagggcaggacGTTTTGATGCTTTTACAGGCGCGCTGTGACAGATCAGGGTGCGTTTCCAATGATCGTTTATGGTGAGCGAGAACATAAATGCCGAGTAAGTGCCGTGTAACTTCCTTCCGGAAAGAGGACAATGACCGCAGCTCTCTTGTCGCCCCTTCGCAGGCCCCCCACCCCTCGGAGGAATGGCGCAGTCATGAATGGCGACGCCCGCCCCAGTAGCCCGGACCTCTCTTCCTGCCCGCTGCCTGACTGGAAGGAGTTCTGTGAGCTTCATGCTCGGGCCTCCGCCTCCGACTTCGCCGACAAGTTTCGCCGCTTTGTCAGCGAGAACCCCAGCTACGACTCGCCGGGCGCCGACGCCACCTTCTCCCAGCACTTTGCCCAGCACTTCCTGGAGTGCTTCTCAGCTGAGCTGAGCCGGCCCCGCACGCCTGGCTCCCCGGGGGGGCCCCGCTACAGCATCGTGCCATTTGCCGGCCTCCAGAGCTGCCCGCTGCCGTACGGCCAGGACTTCTACCTGCGGCGGGACGCCGGCGCCTCCAGCGAGTCCCTGGACAGCATGGACAGTGGTCCAGGTAGCCGCAGTCCCCGCTCGCAGCCCCTGGCGCACAAGGTGTCGGCCCTGGGCCAGTCACGCAGCTCCGAGGACGTGTCAGCAGGCCATCCCAAGGCCCGCTTCAAAAAGGGCTTCTCCCTGCGGAACATGAGCCTCTGTGTGGTGGACGGAGTCAAGGAGATCTGGCATAGGCGTTCGTCGCCGGAGCCTGACGGCGGCCGCAGGGCCAATGGCGATGCCACGGGGGACAAGTGGAGCCAGCGCCTGCGTTTCTCCAAGGGCTCGCAGGGGCACAAGGCCGAGCAGCTAGAAATCCAGAGGGAGGGCGCCCTACGCTACATGGTGGCCGACGACACCAACTGCATGGGCAGCTCGCAGTGGCAGAAGTGCCGGCTGCTGCTGAGGAAGACGGGGCCGCGCACTGAGGGCGAACGCTTCCTGTTGGAGTTCTACGTTCCGCCCAAGGTGGGTTCTGATACTTTGCTCCATAGCGCCGCCCTGGTGGCCATCTAAATCTGCCTGGAGTTGGTGAATGTGTGCGATAACTGCGGTGGgatgtggttgggggggggggggtggggggcgtcgGAAATGAGATCCTTGCTTTCCCCGTGTGTCAGGACAACTAGCAGAACACGCCAAGGTCACTCGGTTCACGCGGCAGTGCTGGAAGGACAGGAATACGCTTTCCAACCGATAGGGCCATATGCGAGCGTTCTCGCCATGCGGCTTCTTCTCATCCAGCTGGAAGGAGTCCTGAGCTCACAGACTCGTCCAGCgcaaagccaccccccccccaccccaggccagAATCACCTCATGATCCAGCGGACACCTGAGCTCCACAGCATTTGGAAATACTATTAACATGGCCGTGTCCCTGGTGACCTTctctgtgtgcatctgtgtgtgtactGCTCTGTCGCTGGGTTCTCTATGCTGCCCTTTAGAAGACGGCACAGAGGATTTGCACAGACTTTCTCCCATTTTGTTTTGAATTCGCAAAAGAGAAAATTCTAGTAAGAGGGTTTCAGCACAGGGATGGCCGACATGGCCGATCGCTTCGTCTCACCTCACTGAACACATCCCGCTTTCTCAAAAGCGCCATTCACatgaacagttttttttttttgttgccaggttttaaatatgtattataTGATCATATTTAAATATGATCTACATAGCACGTCTTGCACACGCCCCGTTCTTCATGCCCCATTCAGCGCTGCCCTCTTTGTGATTCAAGACATTCTGCCCAGTGTCCTGGTAACGGAATCCTTCTGAGGCTCTGCTCTCCCTGCTGACCCCGGCATGTCTCCAGGGCGGAGTGTACCACTTTATTACTCGTGCTGCACTGCATGATTGTTTTCATGTCAAAACCTAGGGCTGTaccatcttgggggggggggggggggtgttaggtGTCCATGGAGCCATGTGGCTTTATTGTCGTCTCCACGAGTTTCTTGTGATGGATATCTTCGATCCTCACATTATGAGGACAGTCCAGCACAAGGCATGAGGCATGCATCCGTATGCATTCATAATTATTTTGTCATGGTGGATCAGCCGACCCATGGCTGCCCTCTGCACCTGGGCTGCCCCTttctttattatattatattcagCTGTAACCAATACCGACAGGAAACGACGCAATGCCGGCATGAGGTAGCTGGATTCCTCCATTTTTCCCGCCGCAGTGTGGTGGAAGGGGGCAGAGGATCGGGGGATTGTTACCACCGTTAAAATGAATAGACATGAAAAGGTCGAGGTTTTACCTCCCTGTGAGCTCAGGATGACACATGCTGTGTCACGTGCTCCTTAATAAATAATCTAGCATTAATATAGCCCTTAATAGGTAGCCGTTGGACACGGAATGTGCTGCTTAGGCCCAAATGCTGCATTCGTGCTGTTAGCTCTTGTGTTTAAAAACGGTATTATATGCGTGAAATTGCTGTATAGTTTATCTATTATTTGGAAATTGAGTTTTGAATCGTATTAAAAATACGCACAGCATCTCATCCCTGAGGAGCTGTCTCTGTAGGAAAACAGCGAACCGTAGAACCTGGAAAGTCTAAAtctttatattctttttttcgtACATTTTAGCGACTCTGATGTAGCTGTGCTGGTTATTGTCTTCATTTATCGCTTCGCTTCTCCAAGCCATTTACTCAATTATCATATCAAGTCACTCGAAGGTGCTAATGTGACAAAGAGCCTGGGGTCCTCTGttgacaccccacccccccattgtGCTATGCCTCGTATTGCTGACACGATTGGGCCAACGGCACACACTCGTACGGGGTGACGTGTCTCGGAACCTCAAGGTCAACTGGCCGAGTAAAACATAGAGATTGTCGTGAAATGATGGAGCTAATGGAGACCAAACTGCCCATAAGACTCACGTTTCTTCTTCAAGCAGGACAGTGAAGCCCATAGCTGCAGATGTTTGGCTCCTCTATCTAGGCCAAACGAGGTCAGCCGTGGGTCTAGTGGGCCACAGCTTCTCCTTTCCGATCCCGGAGATTAATTAATGAGCTGTTATTGACCCATCGGCTGAATTAACTGCCAGAttcaagtaaaaaaagaaaccgAAGGAGTAAGTTAAAGCTGTACTCTTCATTCAATTTAAACTAAACCTATGGCAAAGATCAGGGTTCCCCCgtttcggtcctggagggctagtCTGTGTCACAGTTTGATGATTTCCCTGCTGAAACACCTTATTCATCTCACCAGCCCGTTGCCAGGGTtagtaggtgtgtttgagcagggattCTGCAAACCGTGCCGCAGATTAGtcttccaggactggaattgggaaaCCCTGTATCTTCCCACAATAACATGAGTGCTCATTATTTTATATGAtgacaaaacaataaataatgcCCCCTCCACAATAAGTAAGTAGGTAAATACCTAAGAATTAACATTTACTCTTCGAAATATTTTGTAAGGACAAATAGAACCATGTCCTTAACAtctaaaataatttgttggcTAACAGGATTTAAATAACATCAGTCCCTCAATAAATAAGTTTCCGTCTAGCATACATGTAGCAAAGCCAACGTGCAGTGAACAATATTGTGCTAATACTGAAAATTAGTAATTAGTTATAGTTACTAGTTACTTTCTTCAAAAGTAACTCATTTGCTTTACGAATTACTACATTAattaatctattaattaattacTTGCTAGGAAAAGTAACTTTTGCATTTCTTCAGTTCTCTTATTAATGCATACATACCCAGACAGCACACATACATTGCCAGGACGTTGGTTTAAGATCGGAATGTCATTAAATGATCACGTTACTCGTAATTCCAACACTGCTTATGAGGGCTAGTCCATGATGAGCAAAAGCCATCAAATCTGCTGGCTCCTGAGGCCTGGAGATGCCCGTGCCGGATTCAGGATGTTCTGGTCACCTGTGGACCTGGGTCGTCTCCTAATTGGTGTGCCTCTGTCATGTGTACCTGCTCCTGCTGGTCTCTGTCGCGTGCATACGTGCTCCTGCTGGTCTGTGTCGTGTGCGTACGTGCTCCTGCTGGTCTGTGTCGTGTGCGTACGTGCTCCTGCTGGTCTGTGTCGTGTGCGTACATGCTCCTGCTGGTCTGTGTTGTGTGCGTACGTGCTCCTGCTGGTCTCTGTCACGTGCGTACGTGCTCCTGCTGGTCTTTCGCGTGCGTACGTGCTCGTGCTGGTCTCTGTCGCGTGCGTACGTGCTCCTGCTGGTCTCTGTCGCGTGCGTACGTGCTCCTGCTGGTCTCTGTCGCGTGCGTACGTGCTTGTGCTGCCCTGGGTAGCTTTGTCTTTGCTTCGCTAACTTTGGAGCTCCACTTTTTCTCCTTGCTCAATTTCCCTACTTTAGTTTACAGGATTCCCACAGTGTGAAGCAGTTGCTGCAGGGGGATGATTGTGTCACGATGAGAGTGAGTCGTGCTCGAGGCACAAGAGGCAGCTGAGGTGTCGCCTTGTACGGTGGTTGAGTGAGTGCAGGTAGTGATGACATCATAGCCGTTCTTTCAGTGTTTGTCCCTCCCCCACAGTCATCAAAGCCCAAAGTGAGCGTCCCCCTCTCTGCTATCGTGGAGGTGAGGACCACCATGCCTCTGGAGATGCCAGAAAAGGACAACACCTTCGTCCTCAAGGTACAGCTTCCTCTGCGTGATCCCAGCAGCATCGCATGCAAGCCAACACTGCAACAGTGTAGAATGTGTATGTTCACCACAGATGCAtgtacatttttatatagcgcctttcacaacagagtcatcCAAAGACGCTTTACATGGGTGTGCTGTGATACAtcacaggaaaaaaagaaatgggggatggatggatggatagattgatCATGCATGTTTAAACACAAAAACTAAGCCCAGAAACAGCCATGACTATAACTTGAAAGCGAGGCTCGCAGCAGACAGGGCCACTCATGCGTCTTAGGGGCCGTGTGCATGGATGCAGTAGTACTGCAGACTCTCCTGGACCCCGAGGCCTATAGGCTTTGCGTCTGTGTCAGGCCGGTCGCATTAAGGTGACTAGCAGAACCCTGGCGTAACGTCCTGGGAGTGACTGACCTGCCTGTCCTGTCTGGCAGGATGCAGTGTTCCTGCTGTCGTCTCTGTTCATTTCTTCTCTTTCCTCTCTTCTTCTCCTTCTTCCTCCTGGCTTGGTCTCCTGACAGCACCTTTTATTTTCGGGAAGCGATTCTCATGGATATGAGTTTACGGAGACGTCGCTGCCTCCTTAGTAACGAGAGGCAAGACGTCCGGCTAAACCGGAGGCGCAGTGAGGGGAAAATGGAGAGAAATCCTATAATGATCCAGTGATAATAGGATGTCGGTACCTGCACTTGTTCCGACTTGCGCCTCAGTCTCCCCAGACGCCGGGCTGCTCTTCATTTCATCTAATCTCTGCGTTTTACTCGCCTTTATGTGCATTTTGCATCCCCTGATTAGTTACAGTGCTTTGGCTTTTTGGACTTTCTTAGATAATTACACCACATCGTTGCAAAGTAGACTGCTATTGGTAAATGATTGTTGGAGGCTCAGTCTGATCCAGATTCAGCAGCAGCTGCAGTGGAGCCCAGTGGCTCTTTGGTGTGCTGACACTCCTCTCTGTCGCCTGTGCTCCAGGATGATAACAGCATGactaattgctttctttgtttttgttttgggggACAAAAGGTGGAGAATGGCGAGGAGTACATCCTGGAGACCATCGACTCACTTCAGAAGCATTCTTGGGTGGCGGATATTCAGGACTGCATAGACCCTGGGTAAATCCACTTGCAGTGACGTCAGGAAGGTTACAGTGTCACTGAattttgtgggtttttttttttgtagctatGTAGTACACAGGTAGGCAAAGTAGCATATCAAGAAGTACTGCTTGATCTGCAACTAATAATGTTGGGGGAAGTTTATTAACATTAATAAATAATCAGTGACTGATGTATTATTGATGCCAGTTAATGGCTGAGCATCATCCAGACTGTTTTTTCCTTTACCTGTGTGTCACAGGGACAGTGGCGATGACATTGAGTTGGCATCATGTCCGCACGGCCAGCCTCACAGGGACTTCTCCATGGTGTCCTCCTGCAGCTGTGAGCTCCTCTCTGAGGGTGCGCTGCATCGCCGTGAAAATCTGAGGCTGAGACACGCCCACACCATCCTTCATTGGCTAAAGGGAACACTGACCGATTGAAGTGTCCAGTAACCTTGCTGAAGATGATCATGTGTCATGTTCCCTCTCGTCAGGAGTGCACCGGGCCCCTGAGCGACCTTGTGCGGCGGCGACTGAGCACCATAGCGCCCCCTCTGCCCGTTGCCGAGAAACACCCTTCGTAGAGTACCCTTCA
Encoded proteins:
- the LOC125713339 gene encoding LOW QUALITY PROTEIN: SH2B adapter protein 2-like (The sequence of the model RefSeq protein was modified relative to this genomic sequence to represent the inferred CDS: deleted 1 base in 1 codon), whose translation is MLLQARCDRSGCVSNDRLWPPTPRRNGAVMNGDARPSSPDLSSCPLPDWKEFCELHARASASDFADKFRRFVSENPSYDSPGADATFSQHFAQHFLECFSAELSRPRTPGSPGGPRYSIVPFAGLQSCPLPYGQDFYLRRDAGASSESLDSMDSGPGSRSPRSQPLAHKVSALGQSRSSEDVSAGHPKARFKKGFSLRNMSLCVVDGVKEIWHRRSSPEPDGGRRANGDATGDKWSQRLRFSKGSQGHKAEQLEIQREGALRYMVADDTNCMGSSQWQKCRLLLRKTGPRTEGERFLLEFYVPPKSSKPKVSVPLSAIVEVRTTMPLEMPEKDNTFVLKVENGEEYILETIDSLQKHSWVADIQDCIDPGDSGDDIELASCPHGQPHRDFSMVSSCSCELLSEGVHRAPERPCAAATEHHSAPSARCRETPFVEYPSHIPLDRFLQTVEGAGSVSGALGEGAQEPEADGNLSRYPWFHGTLSRVRAAQLVLAGGARSHGLFVIRQSETRPGEYVLTFNFQGKAKHLRLSVNDNGQCHVHHLWFQTLLDMLRHFHTHPIPLESGGSADITLRCYVQAQRSPADPAAPRIPAPSRDPGCQSDPHHSPHYFPGAPQPAPPPTDAPPSSSSTSSSPTALPPFPGLSQGEGEAEGGGSGLRSRSNSSERLLEPPSGSAEDYHESDATRRARAVENQYSFY